The Lactuca sativa cultivar Salinas chromosome 2, Lsat_Salinas_v11, whole genome shotgun sequence genome includes a window with the following:
- the LOC111899850 gene encoding uncharacterized protein LOC111899850 isoform X2: MNSILKYKNKRWDLMVQPYKYLTGSNYCEKTCYRSLTRQTLVTNQFSGNSIIRRYLSNPSKFSSSSSPRLLAGSYTNSSGSFRFYSSEGDGRNSSEDKHVPLKDTVKSDKGSIGKENIKEDVNHHDAHARLGEQDQKEWLINEKLAIESKRKESPFLTKRQRFKNEFLRRIIPWEKQTVSWDSFPYYIHEHSKNLLVECAASHLKNKKFTTTYGSRLDSSSGRILLQSVPGTELYRERFIRALARDLQVPLLILDSSVLAPYDFGEDNSENESDDEHGESGEEMTSESEVDDEASNEEEWTSSGEPGSDDEDVEARAAEALKKLVPGNLEDFTKNIAVVGEIPPESSKQDTECSEDTKEPLKKGDRVKYVGPSVHVEEDNRIKLGSIATSDGPTNAYTVISRRPLGTGQRGEIYEISGERVAVILDSTEDNDQSAKPSIYWLLVKHVERDFDTEAEDCYIAMQALSEVLKSVQPLIVYFPDSSLWLSRAVSKSNRKEFVNRLQEMFDQISGPVVLICGQNKVATGSKEKEKFTMILPNLGRLAKLPLSLKRLTEGLKPTRRPEDNDIYKIFTNIMSLHPPKEEDPLRVFNKQIDEDRRIVISRSNINELHKVLEENELSCVDLLHVNTDGVILTTKKAENVVGWAKNHYLSTCDLPSVKSDRLNLPRESLEIAIMRLTEQELISKKPAQNLKNLAKDEYESNFISAVVPPGEIGIKFDDIGALEDVKTALHELAILPMKRPELFSRGNLLRPCKGILLFGPPGTGKTLLAKALATEAGANFISITGSTLTSKWFGDAEKLTKALFSFASKLAPVIVFVDEVDSLLGARGGGFEHEATRRMRNEFMAAWDGLRSKDSQRILILGATNRPFDLDDAVIRRLPRRIYVDLPDADNRLKILKIFLAQENVAPGFDIRALANATEGYSGSDLKNLCIAAAYRPVQELLDEEKKGKKHDTTPAAALRALNLDDFIQSKAKVGPSVAYDATSMNELRKWNEQYGEGGSRRKSPFGF; encoded by the exons ATGAATTCAATACTAAAGTACAAGAATAAAAGATGGGACCTCATGGTTCAACCATACAAGTATTTGACAGGTTCAAATTATTGTGAGAAAACCTGTTATCGATCTTTAACCCGACAAACTCTTGTAACAAATCAGTTTTCTGGGAATAGTATTATCAGAAGATATCTTTCAAACCCTTCAAAGTTTTCCAGCTCTTCTTCTCCAAGATTACTTGCAGGCTCATACACAAATTCTAGTGGTTCTTTTCGATTTTATAGCTCAGAGGGTGATGGAAGAAACTCAAGTGAAGATAAACACGTGCCCTTGAAAGACACAGTGAAGTCTGATAAGGGTAGTATCGGAAAAGAAAATATCAAGGAGGATGTGAATCACCATGATGCACATGCTCGTTTAGGTGAACAAGATCAAAAGGAATGGCTTATTAACGAGAAATTGGCTATTGAAAGTAAAAGAAAAGAATCACCCTTTTTAACTAAAAGACAAAGATTCAAGAACGAGTTCTTACGAAGGATTATTCCATGGGAGAAACAAACTGTCTCATGGGATTCATTTCCTTACTATATACA TGAACATTCCAAGAATCTTTTAGTTGAATGTGCTGCTTCTCATTTGAAAAACAAGAAATTTACCACAACATATGGTTCACGTCTAGATTCTTCAAGTGGGAGAATACTGCTCCAGAGTGTACCAG GCACTGAGCTTTATAGAGAAAGATTCATCAGAGCACTTGCACGCGACTTACAAGTTCCATTATTGATTCTTGACAGCAGTGTTTTAGCTCCTTAT GATTTTGGTGAAGATAACTCTGAAAACGAGTCAGATGATGAACATGGTGAATCAGGTGAAGAGATGACATCAGAATCAGAAGTTGATGATGAAGCAAGCAATGAAGAAGAGTGGACTAGCAGTGGTGAGCCAGGGTCAGATGATGAAGATGTTGAAGCTCGTGCAGCTGAAGCCTTGAAGAAACTTGTTCCTGGGAACCTTGAAGATTTTACAAAA AACATTGCTGTTGTTGGGGAGATTCCTCCTGAATCATCAAAACAGGACACCGAGTGTTCTGAGGACACAAAGGAGCCATTAAAGAAAG GGGATCGTGTGAAGTATGTTGGGCCTTCTGTCcatgtggaagaagataacag GATAAAATTGGGGTCGATAGCAACGTCTGATGGTCCCACAAATGCATATACCGTTATTTCACGCAG acCTTTAGGCACTGGTCAACGTGGGGAGATTTATGAGATTAGTGGGGAAAGAGTTGCAGTTATCCTTGATAGCACAGAAGACAATGATCAATCTGCAAAACCATCAATATATTGGCTTCTTG TTAAGCATGTTGAGCGTGATTTTGATACTGAAGCTGAAGACTGTTATATTGCAATGCAGGCATTATCTGAG GTGTTGAAGTCTGTGCAACCTCTTATTGTGTATTTCCCAGACTCATCTTTATGGTTGTCACGAGCTGTTTCtaagtcaaaccgaaaagaatTTGTGAATAGGCTTCAGGAAATGTTTGACCAGATATCGGGCCCCGTTGTTTTGATATGTGGGCAAAATAAAGTTGCTACTGGATCAAAAGAGAAAGAGAAATTT ACTATGATCCTTCCAAATTTAGGTCGCCTTGCAAAACTG CCTCTCTCTTTAAAGCGACTTACTGAGGGACTAAAGCCAACGAGAAGGCCAGAGGACAATGATATATACAAGATATTCACTAATATCATGTCTTTGCATCCTCCAAAG GAGGAAGATCCACTTAGAGTGTTTAATAAACAAATTGATGAAGACAGACGGATTGTGATATCAAGGAGCAATATAAATGAATTGCATAAG GTTCTCGAGGAAAATGAACTCTCTTGTGTGGACCTCTTGCATGTAAATACTGATGGAGTGATACTGACAACAAAGA aagcTGAGAATGTTGTTGGTTGGGCTAAAAATCATTATCTGTCCACTTGTGATCTTCCGTCTGTCAAGTCTGATAGATTAAATTTGCCCCGTGAAAG CCTTGAAATTGCAATTATGAGACTAACGGAGCAGGAATTGATCTCCAAGAAGCCTGCACAAAACCTAAAG AACCTTGCAAAGGATGAGTATGAGAGCAACTTCATTTCAGCAGTGGTGCCTCCGGGTGAAATCGGTATAAAGTTTGATGACATTGGTGCCCTTGaggatgtgaaaactgcattgCATGAACTTGCCATTCTTCCAATGAAAAGACCCGAGCTTTTCTCTCGTGGAAATCTACTCAGG CCTTGCAAAGGAATATTGCTTTTCGGGCCTCCTGGAACTGGGAAAACACTTCTTGCAAAAGCACTTGCAACTGAAGCAGGAGCTAACTTTATCAGCATAACTGGTTCCACACTTACATCCAAG TGGTTTGGTGATGCGGAAAAGCTTACAAAGGCCCTCTTCTCCTTTGCCAGCAAGTTGGCCCCTGTTATTGTTTTTGTTGATGAG GTAGACAGTCTGCTTGGAGCGCGTGGAGGGGGGTTTGAGCATGAGGCAACTCGAAGAATGAGGAACGAGTTCATGGCAGCATGGGATGGACTGAGATCAAAAGACAGTCAGAGGATTCTCATTCTTGGGGCCACAAATCGACCCTTTGATCTTGATGATGCTGTCATCCGTAGATTACCAAGAAG GATATATGTGGACCTGCCAGATGCGGATAATAGACTGAAGATACTGAAAATATTTCTTGCCCAAGagaatgtagcacctggttttgATATCAGAGCTCTTGCAAATGCAACTGAAGGATACTCCGGGAGTGATTTGAAG AATCTGTGTATTGCTGCGGCATATAGACCCGTTCAAGAACTTTTAGATGAAGAAAAGAAA GGAAAGAAACACGACACAACTCCAGCAGCAGCATTAAGAGCGCTTAATTTGGATGATTTTATTCAATCCAAAGCCAAG gtGGGCCCATCTGTTGCTTATGATGCAACAAGCATGAATGAACTCAGAAAATGGAACGAGCAATATGGAGAAGGCGGAAGCAGgaggaaatcaccattcgggttTTGA
- the LOC111899850 gene encoding uncharacterized protein LOC111899850 isoform X3 — MNSILKYKNKRWDLMVQPYKYLTGSNYCEKTCYRSLTRQTLVTNQFSGNSIIRRYLSNPSKFSSSSSPRLLAGSYTNSSGSFRFYSSEGDGRNSSEDKHVPLKDTVKSDKGSIGKENIKEDVNHHDAHARLGEQDQKEWLINEKLAIESKRKESPFLTKRQRFKNEFLRRIIPWEKQTVSWDSFPYYIHEHSKNLLVECAASHLKNKKFTTTYGSRLDSSSGRILLQSVPGTELYRERFIRALARDLQVPLLILDSSVLAPYDFGEDNSENESDDEHGESGEEMTSESEVDDEASNEEEWTSSGEPGSDDEDVEARAAEALKKLVPGNLEDFTKNIAVVGEIPPESSKQDTECSEDTKEPLKKGDRVKYVGPSVHVEEDNRPLGTGQRGEIYEISGERVAVILDSTEDNDQSAKPSIYWLLVKHVERDFDTEAEDCYIAMQALSEVLKSVQPLIVYFPDSSLWLSRAVSKSNRKEFVNRLQEMFDQISGPVVLICGQNKVATGSKEKEKFQTMILPNLGRLAKLPLSLKRLTEGLKPTRRPEDNDIYKIFTNIMSLHPPKEEDPLRVFNKQIDEDRRIVISRSNINELHKVLEENELSCVDLLHVNTDGVILTTKKAENVVGWAKNHYLSTCDLPSVKSDRLNLPRESLEIAIMRLTEQELISKKPAQNLKNLAKDEYESNFISAVVPPGEIGIKFDDIGALEDVKTALHELAILPMKRPELFSRGNLLRPCKGILLFGPPGTGKTLLAKALATEAGANFISITGSTLTSKWFGDAEKLTKALFSFASKLAPVIVFVDEVDSLLGARGGGFEHEATRRMRNEFMAAWDGLRSKDSQRILILGATNRPFDLDDAVIRRLPRRIYVDLPDADNRLKILKIFLAQENVAPGFDIRALANATEGYSGSDLKNLCIAAAYRPVQELLDEEKKGKKHDTTPAAALRALNLDDFIQSKAKVGPSVAYDATSMNELRKWNEQYGEGGSRRKSPFGF, encoded by the exons ATGAATTCAATACTAAAGTACAAGAATAAAAGATGGGACCTCATGGTTCAACCATACAAGTATTTGACAGGTTCAAATTATTGTGAGAAAACCTGTTATCGATCTTTAACCCGACAAACTCTTGTAACAAATCAGTTTTCTGGGAATAGTATTATCAGAAGATATCTTTCAAACCCTTCAAAGTTTTCCAGCTCTTCTTCTCCAAGATTACTTGCAGGCTCATACACAAATTCTAGTGGTTCTTTTCGATTTTATAGCTCAGAGGGTGATGGAAGAAACTCAAGTGAAGATAAACACGTGCCCTTGAAAGACACAGTGAAGTCTGATAAGGGTAGTATCGGAAAAGAAAATATCAAGGAGGATGTGAATCACCATGATGCACATGCTCGTTTAGGTGAACAAGATCAAAAGGAATGGCTTATTAACGAGAAATTGGCTATTGAAAGTAAAAGAAAAGAATCACCCTTTTTAACTAAAAGACAAAGATTCAAGAACGAGTTCTTACGAAGGATTATTCCATGGGAGAAACAAACTGTCTCATGGGATTCATTTCCTTACTATATACA TGAACATTCCAAGAATCTTTTAGTTGAATGTGCTGCTTCTCATTTGAAAAACAAGAAATTTACCACAACATATGGTTCACGTCTAGATTCTTCAAGTGGGAGAATACTGCTCCAGAGTGTACCAG GCACTGAGCTTTATAGAGAAAGATTCATCAGAGCACTTGCACGCGACTTACAAGTTCCATTATTGATTCTTGACAGCAGTGTTTTAGCTCCTTAT GATTTTGGTGAAGATAACTCTGAAAACGAGTCAGATGATGAACATGGTGAATCAGGTGAAGAGATGACATCAGAATCAGAAGTTGATGATGAAGCAAGCAATGAAGAAGAGTGGACTAGCAGTGGTGAGCCAGGGTCAGATGATGAAGATGTTGAAGCTCGTGCAGCTGAAGCCTTGAAGAAACTTGTTCCTGGGAACCTTGAAGATTTTACAAAA AACATTGCTGTTGTTGGGGAGATTCCTCCTGAATCATCAAAACAGGACACCGAGTGTTCTGAGGACACAAAGGAGCCATTAAAGAAAG GGGATCGTGTGAAGTATGTTGGGCCTTCTGTCcatgtggaagaagataacag acCTTTAGGCACTGGTCAACGTGGGGAGATTTATGAGATTAGTGGGGAAAGAGTTGCAGTTATCCTTGATAGCACAGAAGACAATGATCAATCTGCAAAACCATCAATATATTGGCTTCTTG TTAAGCATGTTGAGCGTGATTTTGATACTGAAGCTGAAGACTGTTATATTGCAATGCAGGCATTATCTGAG GTGTTGAAGTCTGTGCAACCTCTTATTGTGTATTTCCCAGACTCATCTTTATGGTTGTCACGAGCTGTTTCtaagtcaaaccgaaaagaatTTGTGAATAGGCTTCAGGAAATGTTTGACCAGATATCGGGCCCCGTTGTTTTGATATGTGGGCAAAATAAAGTTGCTACTGGATCAAAAGAGAAAGAGAAATTT CAGACTATGATCCTTCCAAATTTAGGTCGCCTTGCAAAACTG CCTCTCTCTTTAAAGCGACTTACTGAGGGACTAAAGCCAACGAGAAGGCCAGAGGACAATGATATATACAAGATATTCACTAATATCATGTCTTTGCATCCTCCAAAG GAGGAAGATCCACTTAGAGTGTTTAATAAACAAATTGATGAAGACAGACGGATTGTGATATCAAGGAGCAATATAAATGAATTGCATAAG GTTCTCGAGGAAAATGAACTCTCTTGTGTGGACCTCTTGCATGTAAATACTGATGGAGTGATACTGACAACAAAGA aagcTGAGAATGTTGTTGGTTGGGCTAAAAATCATTATCTGTCCACTTGTGATCTTCCGTCTGTCAAGTCTGATAGATTAAATTTGCCCCGTGAAAG CCTTGAAATTGCAATTATGAGACTAACGGAGCAGGAATTGATCTCCAAGAAGCCTGCACAAAACCTAAAG AACCTTGCAAAGGATGAGTATGAGAGCAACTTCATTTCAGCAGTGGTGCCTCCGGGTGAAATCGGTATAAAGTTTGATGACATTGGTGCCCTTGaggatgtgaaaactgcattgCATGAACTTGCCATTCTTCCAATGAAAAGACCCGAGCTTTTCTCTCGTGGAAATCTACTCAGG CCTTGCAAAGGAATATTGCTTTTCGGGCCTCCTGGAACTGGGAAAACACTTCTTGCAAAAGCACTTGCAACTGAAGCAGGAGCTAACTTTATCAGCATAACTGGTTCCACACTTACATCCAAG TGGTTTGGTGATGCGGAAAAGCTTACAAAGGCCCTCTTCTCCTTTGCCAGCAAGTTGGCCCCTGTTATTGTTTTTGTTGATGAG GTAGACAGTCTGCTTGGAGCGCGTGGAGGGGGGTTTGAGCATGAGGCAACTCGAAGAATGAGGAACGAGTTCATGGCAGCATGGGATGGACTGAGATCAAAAGACAGTCAGAGGATTCTCATTCTTGGGGCCACAAATCGACCCTTTGATCTTGATGATGCTGTCATCCGTAGATTACCAAGAAG GATATATGTGGACCTGCCAGATGCGGATAATAGACTGAAGATACTGAAAATATTTCTTGCCCAAGagaatgtagcacctggttttgATATCAGAGCTCTTGCAAATGCAACTGAAGGATACTCCGGGAGTGATTTGAAG AATCTGTGTATTGCTGCGGCATATAGACCCGTTCAAGAACTTTTAGATGAAGAAAAGAAA GGAAAGAAACACGACACAACTCCAGCAGCAGCATTAAGAGCGCTTAATTTGGATGATTTTATTCAATCCAAAGCCAAG gtGGGCCCATCTGTTGCTTATGATGCAACAAGCATGAATGAACTCAGAAAATGGAACGAGCAATATGGAGAAGGCGGAAGCAGgaggaaatcaccattcgggttTTGA
- the LOC111899850 gene encoding uncharacterized protein LOC111899850 isoform X1, with the protein MNSILKYKNKRWDLMVQPYKYLTGSNYCEKTCYRSLTRQTLVTNQFSGNSIIRRYLSNPSKFSSSSSPRLLAGSYTNSSGSFRFYSSEGDGRNSSEDKHVPLKDTVKSDKGSIGKENIKEDVNHHDAHARLGEQDQKEWLINEKLAIESKRKESPFLTKRQRFKNEFLRRIIPWEKQTVSWDSFPYYIHEHSKNLLVECAASHLKNKKFTTTYGSRLDSSSGRILLQSVPGTELYRERFIRALARDLQVPLLILDSSVLAPYDFGEDNSENESDDEHGESGEEMTSESEVDDEASNEEEWTSSGEPGSDDEDVEARAAEALKKLVPGNLEDFTKNIAVVGEIPPESSKQDTECSEDTKEPLKKGDRVKYVGPSVHVEEDNRIKLGSIATSDGPTNAYTVISRRPLGTGQRGEIYEISGERVAVILDSTEDNDQSAKPSIYWLLVKHVERDFDTEAEDCYIAMQALSEVLKSVQPLIVYFPDSSLWLSRAVSKSNRKEFVNRLQEMFDQISGPVVLICGQNKVATGSKEKEKFQTMILPNLGRLAKLPLSLKRLTEGLKPTRRPEDNDIYKIFTNIMSLHPPKEEDPLRVFNKQIDEDRRIVISRSNINELHKVLEENELSCVDLLHVNTDGVILTTKKAENVVGWAKNHYLSTCDLPSVKSDRLNLPRESLEIAIMRLTEQELISKKPAQNLKNLAKDEYESNFISAVVPPGEIGIKFDDIGALEDVKTALHELAILPMKRPELFSRGNLLRPCKGILLFGPPGTGKTLLAKALATEAGANFISITGSTLTSKWFGDAEKLTKALFSFASKLAPVIVFVDEVDSLLGARGGGFEHEATRRMRNEFMAAWDGLRSKDSQRILILGATNRPFDLDDAVIRRLPRRIYVDLPDADNRLKILKIFLAQENVAPGFDIRALANATEGYSGSDLKNLCIAAAYRPVQELLDEEKKGKKHDTTPAAALRALNLDDFIQSKAKVGPSVAYDATSMNELRKWNEQYGEGGSRRKSPFGF; encoded by the exons ATGAATTCAATACTAAAGTACAAGAATAAAAGATGGGACCTCATGGTTCAACCATACAAGTATTTGACAGGTTCAAATTATTGTGAGAAAACCTGTTATCGATCTTTAACCCGACAAACTCTTGTAACAAATCAGTTTTCTGGGAATAGTATTATCAGAAGATATCTTTCAAACCCTTCAAAGTTTTCCAGCTCTTCTTCTCCAAGATTACTTGCAGGCTCATACACAAATTCTAGTGGTTCTTTTCGATTTTATAGCTCAGAGGGTGATGGAAGAAACTCAAGTGAAGATAAACACGTGCCCTTGAAAGACACAGTGAAGTCTGATAAGGGTAGTATCGGAAAAGAAAATATCAAGGAGGATGTGAATCACCATGATGCACATGCTCGTTTAGGTGAACAAGATCAAAAGGAATGGCTTATTAACGAGAAATTGGCTATTGAAAGTAAAAGAAAAGAATCACCCTTTTTAACTAAAAGACAAAGATTCAAGAACGAGTTCTTACGAAGGATTATTCCATGGGAGAAACAAACTGTCTCATGGGATTCATTTCCTTACTATATACA TGAACATTCCAAGAATCTTTTAGTTGAATGTGCTGCTTCTCATTTGAAAAACAAGAAATTTACCACAACATATGGTTCACGTCTAGATTCTTCAAGTGGGAGAATACTGCTCCAGAGTGTACCAG GCACTGAGCTTTATAGAGAAAGATTCATCAGAGCACTTGCACGCGACTTACAAGTTCCATTATTGATTCTTGACAGCAGTGTTTTAGCTCCTTAT GATTTTGGTGAAGATAACTCTGAAAACGAGTCAGATGATGAACATGGTGAATCAGGTGAAGAGATGACATCAGAATCAGAAGTTGATGATGAAGCAAGCAATGAAGAAGAGTGGACTAGCAGTGGTGAGCCAGGGTCAGATGATGAAGATGTTGAAGCTCGTGCAGCTGAAGCCTTGAAGAAACTTGTTCCTGGGAACCTTGAAGATTTTACAAAA AACATTGCTGTTGTTGGGGAGATTCCTCCTGAATCATCAAAACAGGACACCGAGTGTTCTGAGGACACAAAGGAGCCATTAAAGAAAG GGGATCGTGTGAAGTATGTTGGGCCTTCTGTCcatgtggaagaagataacag GATAAAATTGGGGTCGATAGCAACGTCTGATGGTCCCACAAATGCATATACCGTTATTTCACGCAG acCTTTAGGCACTGGTCAACGTGGGGAGATTTATGAGATTAGTGGGGAAAGAGTTGCAGTTATCCTTGATAGCACAGAAGACAATGATCAATCTGCAAAACCATCAATATATTGGCTTCTTG TTAAGCATGTTGAGCGTGATTTTGATACTGAAGCTGAAGACTGTTATATTGCAATGCAGGCATTATCTGAG GTGTTGAAGTCTGTGCAACCTCTTATTGTGTATTTCCCAGACTCATCTTTATGGTTGTCACGAGCTGTTTCtaagtcaaaccgaaaagaatTTGTGAATAGGCTTCAGGAAATGTTTGACCAGATATCGGGCCCCGTTGTTTTGATATGTGGGCAAAATAAAGTTGCTACTGGATCAAAAGAGAAAGAGAAATTT CAGACTATGATCCTTCCAAATTTAGGTCGCCTTGCAAAACTG CCTCTCTCTTTAAAGCGACTTACTGAGGGACTAAAGCCAACGAGAAGGCCAGAGGACAATGATATATACAAGATATTCACTAATATCATGTCTTTGCATCCTCCAAAG GAGGAAGATCCACTTAGAGTGTTTAATAAACAAATTGATGAAGACAGACGGATTGTGATATCAAGGAGCAATATAAATGAATTGCATAAG GTTCTCGAGGAAAATGAACTCTCTTGTGTGGACCTCTTGCATGTAAATACTGATGGAGTGATACTGACAACAAAGA aagcTGAGAATGTTGTTGGTTGGGCTAAAAATCATTATCTGTCCACTTGTGATCTTCCGTCTGTCAAGTCTGATAGATTAAATTTGCCCCGTGAAAG CCTTGAAATTGCAATTATGAGACTAACGGAGCAGGAATTGATCTCCAAGAAGCCTGCACAAAACCTAAAG AACCTTGCAAAGGATGAGTATGAGAGCAACTTCATTTCAGCAGTGGTGCCTCCGGGTGAAATCGGTATAAAGTTTGATGACATTGGTGCCCTTGaggatgtgaaaactgcattgCATGAACTTGCCATTCTTCCAATGAAAAGACCCGAGCTTTTCTCTCGTGGAAATCTACTCAGG CCTTGCAAAGGAATATTGCTTTTCGGGCCTCCTGGAACTGGGAAAACACTTCTTGCAAAAGCACTTGCAACTGAAGCAGGAGCTAACTTTATCAGCATAACTGGTTCCACACTTACATCCAAG TGGTTTGGTGATGCGGAAAAGCTTACAAAGGCCCTCTTCTCCTTTGCCAGCAAGTTGGCCCCTGTTATTGTTTTTGTTGATGAG GTAGACAGTCTGCTTGGAGCGCGTGGAGGGGGGTTTGAGCATGAGGCAACTCGAAGAATGAGGAACGAGTTCATGGCAGCATGGGATGGACTGAGATCAAAAGACAGTCAGAGGATTCTCATTCTTGGGGCCACAAATCGACCCTTTGATCTTGATGATGCTGTCATCCGTAGATTACCAAGAAG GATATATGTGGACCTGCCAGATGCGGATAATAGACTGAAGATACTGAAAATATTTCTTGCCCAAGagaatgtagcacctggttttgATATCAGAGCTCTTGCAAATGCAACTGAAGGATACTCCGGGAGTGATTTGAAG AATCTGTGTATTGCTGCGGCATATAGACCCGTTCAAGAACTTTTAGATGAAGAAAAGAAA GGAAAGAAACACGACACAACTCCAGCAGCAGCATTAAGAGCGCTTAATTTGGATGATTTTATTCAATCCAAAGCCAAG gtGGGCCCATCTGTTGCTTATGATGCAACAAGCATGAATGAACTCAGAAAATGGAACGAGCAATATGGAGAAGGCGGAAGCAGgaggaaatcaccattcgggttTTGA